Genomic segment of Arthrobacter antioxidans:
TCCGGTCCGCTGGCCGAGCGTTTCGGCCGGCGCAAGATGCTCCTCGGGACCACCGCGGGCATCGCCGTCTTCGGGCTCCTGTGGGCTCCCCTGTTCGGCGCGGGGACCGTGGGCGCCATGGCGCTGCTGATCATCGGCTTCATCCTCATGGGACTCACCTTCGGCCCCATGGCCGCGGTGCTGCCCGAGCTCTTCCCCGCCAACGTCCGCTACACGGGCTCGGCGGTGGCCTACAACGTGTCGAGCATGATCGGCGCCGCACCTGCCTCCTTCATCGCCGTGGCACTGTGGCAGGCCGCGGGCGGAAGCACCGTGCTGGTGGGCGCCTACCTGAGCGTGGCCGCCGTCGCCACCTTCATCGCGCTCTGGATCTCGCAGGAGACCCGGGATCGCGACTACGAGAACAACGTCGCCTGATCGGCTCCTAGCCCAACGACGGCGCCGCACCCGCCCGGGGGCGGCGCCGTCGTCGTTCCCGGGTGGTGTCCGCACTGATTCCGCGGCGTCGTGCACGGCATTGCCGCGTCCCGGGCCGGAGTCGCGGCATCTCGTGGCGCGACACGCATCCCCGGTGCCCGACCGCGTGCACGACGACACCGCTTCCCCCCGGATCGCGCCCGCCCCGTACACTGGATGGAAAGTCGGCTTACCAAATTCCCGGACGTACGCCGATCGTGTGCGCCCGGAAGCCGCGCAGCGGGGTAGTGGAAGCAGGTGGCATTGGAGAAGCAGGCACTGGCAGGGCGGTACGCCCTGGGGGAGCGCGTCGGCACCGGCGGGATGGCGGATGTCTTCTCGGCCCGGGACACACGGCTCGAGCGGGACGTGGCCGTCAAACTCTTCCGGCCAGGCATCTCCGACGGCATCGAACGGGGGTCCGCGGAGGCCCGGATGCTCGCCGGGCTCGACCACCCCGGCCTGGTCCGCGTCCTGGACATGGACAGCGGCGACGACACCGGGGACAACGCCTATCTGGTCATGGAACTCGTCGACGGACCGGACCTGGGCGTGCTGCTGCGCTCCGGCGGCCCGCTCGGGAGGGAGGACGTCCGCCTCCTGGCGCTCGATCTGGCCCGGACGCTCCAGTACATCCACGGGCGCGGGATCGTGCACCGCGACCTGAAGCCCTCGAACGTCCTGACCCGGCAGGCGGATGCCGACAGCGGCGTCTTCCGCTTCCTGCTCACCGACTTCGGGATCGCCCGGTTCTTCGACGGCAGCCGGATGACCGCCACGGGGCAGGTGATCGGCAGCGCCGCCTACTTCAGCCCCGAACAGACACGGGGCGACGGCGTGGGCCAGCCCTCTGACATGTACTCCCTCGGGCTCGTGCTGATCGAGGCCCTGGCGGGGGAGCGCGCCTTTCCCGGAACCGGCGTCGAGAGCGCCCTGGCGCGCCTGCACCGCAGCCCGTCCATCCCGCATGCTGCCGGCC
This window contains:
- a CDS encoding serine/threonine-protein kinase: MALEKQALAGRYALGERVGTGGMADVFSARDTRLERDVAVKLFRPGISDGIERGSAEARMLAGLDHPGLVRVLDMDSGDDTGDNAYLVMELVDGPDLGVLLRSGGPLGREDVRLLALDLARTLQYIHGRGIVHRDLKPSNVLTRQADADSGVFRFLLTDFGIARFFDGSRMTATGQVIGSAAYFSPEQTRGDGVGQPSDMYSLGLVLIEALAGERAFPGTGVESALARLHRSPSIPHAAGPALSALLVSMTLDDPADRPDAARVVRALTAMGPQHDGGNATTVMLPAGVSRTTTMPSGGGGAPRTDAPRTAAMGAPPSDTAMGVPTSDTAALGSVTSPPAAAAPMAGTATSHTAAAAPMVEPAAPAVASSGTRRVTATVARPESPGPASPRRQPTGTRTSTARPSGRRRHVLPWLVTLLVIGLLAGALWAFTTTTAPDAGSEVEPLPAVPGETGEKLQELYDSVQP